The Tripterygium wilfordii isolate XIE 37 chromosome 4, ASM1340144v1, whole genome shotgun sequence genome has a window encoding:
- the LOC119997193 gene encoding nuclear pore complex protein NUP205, with protein sequence MVSPRKLLSTIESTLLGPSPPSPAQKVDLMHALRSSYSSLQSLLSYPPPKPSDRSQVQSGEVRLPDSPPISLDDQDIQIALKLSDDLHLNEIDCVRLLVSANQEWGLMGREPLDILRLAAGLWYMERRDLITALYTLLRAAVLDPGQEPDLMADIQNLLENLINSGLRQQLMSLIKALNRDEPAGLGGPLCENYVLDARGALVARRAVVSRERLILGHCLVLSVLVVRTSPKDVKDAFSALKDSAAELSESNDIIKRQITFSLLFSLVIDFISDALSAAPDKLSVLSQDASFRKEFHEIVMASGSDPIEEGFIGCVRLAWAVHLILIHDGTAASTTSNDLGYIYSCLDMIFSNNVFQFLMDKVLCTSAYQNDDEDMIHMYNAYLHKLITCFLSHPLARDKVRESKEKAMSLLNSYRMAGAHDIMHDASLQSETAVESGPLPFVSLLKFVSEVYQKEPDLLSGNDDLWTFVNFAGEDHTNFQTLVAFLEMLSTLASNQEGASKVYELLQGKAFRSVGWGTLFDCLSIYDEKFKQSLQTAGAMLPEFQEGDAKALVAYLNVLQKVMENGDPNEKKNWFDDIEPLFKLLSYENVPPYLKGALRNAIATFVTVSPVLKDTIWRFLEQYDLAVVVGNSSQPISGQVYDMQFELNEIESRREQYPSTISYLNLLNALTAEEKDVSDRGRRFIGIFRFICDHVFGPFPQRAYADPCEKWKLVVACLKHFHMVLNMYDIQDEDIDSAVDQSQVSAVAYQTPLQMQLPVLELLKDFMSGKTIFRNIMGILTQGVDAIIGERTSQTYGQFLEKAVQLSLEIIILIMEKDLLLSDYWRPLYQPLDVVLSQDHNQIVSLLEYVRYDFLPQIQQCSIKIMSILSSRIVGLVQLLLKSNAATSLVEDYAACLELRTEECQIIENNNDDPGVLIMQLLINNISRPAPNITHLLLKFDLDTPVERTVLQPKFHYSCLKVILEILDKLSKPEVNALLHEFGFQLIYELCLDPLTSGPTMDLLSNQKYVFFVKHLGTIGVAPLPKRNSNQALRISSLHQRAWLLKLLAIELHAGHASSSAHREACQSIFTHLFGHGLEIGTGHFASDSMIPQNGVNQAGARAVIKSKVLELLEILQFRTPDATTKLSQFVSNTKYSSLAEEILRDPISSGKGGIYCYSERGDRLIDLPCFRDTLWQKFNSVYPLLSNVGSEAELNDVRETIQQLLRWGWRYNRNLEEHAAQLHMLTGWSQIVEVSVSRRISTLENRSEILYQILDVSLSSSASPDCSLRMAFVLTQVALTCMAKLRDERFLCPGGLNSDSVTCLDIILVKQLSNGACHSILFKLIMAILRHESSEALRRRQYALLLSYFQYCQHTLDPDVPTTVLQFLLLDEQDGGDLDLQKIDREQAELARANFSILRKEAQAILDLVIKDANQGSEPGKTISLYVLDAIICIDQERYFLSQLQARGFLRSCLTNISNISLQDGGHTLESLQQACTLEAELALLLRISHKYGKSGAQILFSMGALEHVTSCKAVNWQGSLRRFDSKFRRDIAMEVERQRMIVTLIFRLVFSLTSLVDTSDIFEVKNKIVREVIDFVKGHQLLFDQILRQDISEADELTMEQVNLSVGVLSKVWAYEENDEFGFVQGLFAMMLSLFPNDLEAPAFSPRRQTLENQRKSELDSFRLCFSLSSYLYFLVTKKSLRLQVSGSPVDYHAPARLPQPTLTSLVSLLSSVTSALERAAEEKFLLLNKIRDINELSRQEVDEIIRMCARQDYGSASDDIQKRRYIAMVEMCQVAGNRDQLITLLLPLAEFLLNIIIIHFKDRSISSPGGNMKSLTNTSRLESEQDISVLCGMLLPALEQLELLSEDKACHNLKVFKRLVTSLKETTILKLAV encoded by the exons ATGGTGTCCCCAAGGAAACTCCTATCAACGATCGAATCCACTCTCCTTGGCCCGTCGCCTCCCTCACCGGCGCAGAAGGTCGATCTTATGCACGCACTTCGAAGCTCCTACTCCTCCCTCCAGTCCCTTCTCTCCTACCCG CCTCCGAAGCCCTCAGACCGTTCGCAAGTGCAATCAGGAGAGGTTAGGCTGCCGGATTCGCCACCGATATCACTTGACGATCAGGATATACAGATT GCCCTGAAATTGAGTGATGATCTGCATCTCAATGAAATTGATTGTGTTCGTTTGCTTGTTTCTGCCAACCAAGAG tGGGGTTTAATGGGAAGAGAACCGTTGGACATTTTACGCCTAGCAGCTGGGCTCTGGTATATGGAGAGGCGCGATTTAATAACAGCCTTGTATACGTTATTAAGA GCTGCTGTGCTTGATCCAGGGCAAGAACCTGATCTTATGGCTGACATCCAGAATCTTCTGGAGAATCTTATCAATTCTGGGCTTAGACAGCAATTGATGTCTCTGATAAAG gCACTCAATCGGGACGAACCAGCTGGCTTAGGCGGGCCCCTTTGTGAGAATTATGTCCTTGATGCTCGAGGTGCTCTTGTTGCGCGGCGAGCTGTGGTCAGTAGGGAAAGACTGATACTTGGACATTGCCTTGTCCTCTCTGTTCTGGTTGTGCGGACAA GTCCAAAAGATGTAAAGGATGCCTTTTCTGCTTTGAAAGATAGTGCTGCTGAACTTAGTGAGAGCAATGACATTATAAAGCGTCAG ATCACATTTAGTCTCCTTTTTTCTCTTGTCATTGATTTTATATCAGACGCTCTGAGTGCGGCACCTGATAAATTATCCGTTTTATCTCAAGACGCTTCATTTAGGAAAGAATTCCATGAAATT GTGATGGCTTCTGGAAGTGATCCAATTGAGGAGGGTTTCATTGGTTGTGTAAGGCTTGCTTGGGCGGTTCATTTGATACTAATACATGATGGGACGGCTGCTAGCACAACGTCAAATGATTTAGGTTACATATATTCGTGCCTGGATATGATTTTCTCGAACAATGTCTTTCAGTTTTTAATGGATAAAGTTCTTTGTACCTCAGCCTACCAG AATGACGATGAGGATATGATCCACATGTATAATGCTTATCTGCACAAACTGATCACTTGCTTCCTGTCACACCCTCTTGCTAGGGACAAG GTTAGAGAATCAAAGGAGAAGGCTATGAGCTTGCTTAATTCATATCGTATGGCTGGCGCACATGATATCATGCATGATGCGAGCTTGCAATCTGAAACGGCTgttgaaagtggaccattaccgTTTGTCTCTCTGCTGAAGTTTGTGAGTGAGGTTTATCAg AAGGAACCAGATCTGTTGTCTGGGAATGATGACTTGTGGACATTCGTGAATTTTGCTGGAGAGGATCATACTAATTTTCAAACACTAGTGGCTTTCTTGGAAATGCTAAGTACCTTG GCATCCAATCAAGAAGGTGCTTCTAAGGTTTATGAGTTACTTCAGGGTAAAGCTTTCCGCTCTGTTGGGTGGGGTACTTTATTTGATTGCTTATCAATTTATGACGAGAAGTTCAAACAATCCCTTCAAACTGCTGGGGCCATGTTACCAGAGTTTCAAGAGGGGGATGCAAAAGCACTTGTTGCTTACTTGAATGTTCTACAAAAG GTTATGGAAAATGGCGATCCCAATGAAAAAAAGAACTGGTTTGATGATATTGAACCATTATTCAAGCTTCTAAGTTATGAAAATGTGCCTCCTTATCTAAAG GGTGCATTGCGGAATGCAATAGCTACATTCGTTACTGTCTCTCCTGTCCTAAAAGATACTATATGGAGATTTCTTGAGCAGTATGATCTGGCTGTAGTTGTTGGAAACAGTTCACAGCCGATCTCAGGACAG GTTTATGATATGCAGTTTGAGTTGAATGAAATAGAATCAAGGCGGGAACAGTATCCCTCAACGATTTCTTATCTTAATCTGTTAAATGCTCTTACTGCTGAGGAAAAAGATGTAAGCGATAGAGGACGTAG attcattggcatctttagattCATTTGTGATCATGTGTTCGGGCCATTTCCTCAAAGAGCATATGCAGATCCTTGCGAGAAATGGAAGCTGGTTGTTGCTTGTCTGAAGCATTTTCATAT GGTATTGAACATGTATGACATTCAAGATGAGGACATAGACAGCGCTGTCGACCAATCACAGGTTTCTGCCGTGGCATACCAAACTCCGTTACAGATGCAGCTCCCTGTCTTGGAGTTGCTGAAG GATTTCATGAGTGGCAAAACTATTTTTAGGAATATCATGGGTATTCTTACACAAGGCGTTGATGCAATTATTGGTGAACGAACTAGTCAAACATATGGGCAATTTCTAGAGAAGGCTGTGCAGCTTTCCTTGGAAATTATCATCCTTATCATGGAGAAGGACTTACTACTTTCTGATTACTGGCGTCCTTTATACCAG CCTTTGGATGTTGTTCTGTCTCAGGATCATAACCAAATTGTTTCTCTGTTAGAGTATGTCCGATATGATTTCCTGCCTCAAATTCAGCAATGCTCAATCAAAATCATGAGCATCTTAAG TTCTCGCATAGTTGGGCTTGTACAGTTGCTTCTAAAATCCAATGCTGCAACCAGTTTGGTTGAGGACTATGCAGCATGCCTTGAGTTACGTACAGAAGAGTGTCAGATTATAGAGAACAACAATGATGATCCTGGTGTCCTGATTATGCAG CTTCTAATAAATAACATTAGTCGGCCAGCACCAAATATCACACATCTACTGCTTAAGTTTGATCTTGATACCCCAGTTGAGAGAACAGTTTTACAGCCAAAGTTCCATTACAG TTGCTTGAAGGTCATTCTTGAAATCCTGGATAAGCTTTCAAAGCCAGAAGTTAATGCACTTCTTCATGAGTTTGGTTTTCAG CTGATTTATGAGTTGTGCTTGGATCCACTAACAAGTGGTCCCACCATGGATCTGTTGAGCAATCAAAAATATGTTTTCTTTGTGAAG CACCTTGGCACAATTGGTGTGGCTCCTCTTCCTAAGCGAAATAGCAACCAGGCACTTCGCATCAGTTCTCTGCATCAG AGAGCGTGGTTGTTGAAGCTTTTAGCTATTGAATTGCATGCTGGTCATGCAAGTAGCTCAGCTCACCGGGAAGCATGCCAGAGTATATTCACGCATCTTTTTGGACATGGACTTGAAATTGGAACTGGTCACTTCGCATCTGATTCCATGATTCCTCAAAATGGTGTGAATCAGGCTGGAGCCAGAGCGGTCATTAAGAGTAAG GTGTTAGAATTGCTAGAGATTCTTCAGTTCAGAACACCAGACGCCACTACGAAGCTTTCTCAGTTTGTTTCTAATACGAAATATAGCTCACTG GCAGAAGAAATACTCAGGGATCCAATTTCTTCCGGAAAGGGTGGTATTTATTGTTATTCAGAACGTGGTGATCGCCTAATTGACCTTCCGTGCTTCCGTGACACACTCTGGCAG AAATTCAATTCTGTTTATCCTCTGCTAAGCAACGTTGGCAGTGAGGCTGAATTGAATGACGTGAGGGAGACGATTCAACAGTTGTTGAGATGGGGTTGGAGATACAATAGGAACCTTGAGGAACATGCGGCCCAACTTCATATGTTAACTGGATGGTCACAGATTGTTGAG GTTTCTGTATCTAGAAGAATATCGACACTCGAGAATCGATCTGAGATTTTATATCA AATTCTTGACGTCTCTCTTAGCTCCTCTGCTTCTCCAGATTGTTCTTTGAGGATGGCATTTGTATTGACTCAG GTTGCACTTACTTGCATGGCAAAACTACGCGATGAAAGATTCTTATGCCCGGGTGGTTTAAACTCTGACAGTGTCACATGTCTTGATATTATCCTGGTGAAGCAATTGTCAAATGGCGCATGCCACTCCATACTGTTTAAGCTCATTATGGCAATACTTAGACATGAATCGTCTGAAGCATTAAGGAGACG CCAATACGCATTGCTGCTTAGCTATTTTCAGTATTGTCAGCATACGCTTGATCCAGATGTCCCAACAACAGTTCTGCAGTTCTTGTTGCTTGATGAACAAGATGGTGGAGATCTAGATCTTCAGAAG ATTGACAGAGAACAGGCAGAGCTGGCTCGTGCCAATTTTTCCATATTAAGAAAAGAGGCTCAAGCAATCTTGGATTTG GTGATAAAGGATGCAAATCAAGGCAGTGAACCAGGGAAAACAATATCTCTCTATGTTCTGGATGCAATAATTTGTATTGATCAAGAGAGATATTTCTTAAGCCAGCTTCAAGCTAGGGGATTTTTGCGGTCTTGCCTTACAAACATCAGTAACATTTCCCTTCAG GATGGTGGGCATACACTGGAGTCGTTGCAGCAAGCATGTACTCTTGAGGCCGAACTTGCTCTACTATTGAGGATTAGCCACAAGTATGGCAAATCTGGGGCCCAGATTTTGTTTTCGATGGGTGCACTGGAGCATGTTACTTCGTGCAAGGCAGTCAATTGGCAG GGAAGTTTGAGGCGATTTGATTCGAAATTTAGAAGAGATATTGCTATGGAGGTTGAGAGACAGCGGATGATTGTAACCCTTATATTTAGATTGGTGTTTTCCTTGACTTCATTGGTTGATACTTCTGATATTTTTGAG GTGAAGAATAAAATAGTTCGTGAAGTCATAGATTTTGTCAAAGGACATCAATTGCTCTTTGATCAAATTCTTCGCCAAGACATTTCTGAAGCTGATGAATTGACGATGGAGCAGGTTAATCTCTCTGTTGGTGTACTTAGCAAG GTTTGGGCATATGAAGAGAATGATGAATTTGGCTTTGTTCAAGGGCTTTTCGCAATGATGCTTTCTCTCTTCCCTAATGATCTAGAGGCTCCTGCTTTTTCCCCGCGTCGACAAACTCTTGAG AATCAGAGGAAGTCAGAACTGGATTCCTTTCGGTTATGCTTCAGCCTAAGCTCTTACCTATATTTTCTGGTCACAAAGAAATCTCTCAGGCTACAG GTCTCAGGCAGCCCTGTTGATTACCATGCTCCTGCCAGACTTCCACAACCTACATTGACGTCACTTGTTTCTCTTCTTAGTTCCGTCACATCTGCGCTTGAAAGAGCAGCTGAGGAGAAATTCTTATTACTGAATAAG ATCCGAGACATAAATGAACTCTCAAGACAGGAGGTTGATGAGATCATCCGTATGTGTGCTCGACAAGATTATGGCTCTGCATCTGATGATATACAGAAAAG GAGGTATATTGCAATGGTTGAAATGTGCCAAGTGGCTGGCAATCGAGATCAATTAATTACCTTATTACTTCCACTAGCAGAATTTCTGCTAAATATCATCATCATACATTTTAAAGATAG ATCTATATCAAGTCCTGGTGGAAATATGAAATCACTCACAAATACCTCCAGGTTGGAATCAGAACAGGACATTTCTGTGTTATGTGGGATGTTGCTTCCAGCCTTAGAACAACTTGAGTTATTAAGCGAG GATAAAGCATGCCACAATCTGAAGGTGTTCAAGAGACTTGTAACTTCACTCAAAGAAACGACAATACTAAAGCTGGCTGTTTGA
- the LOC119997536 gene encoding 2-alkenal reductase (NADP(+)-dependent)-like gives MIMEVSNRYTTIKTHIDGAPKESDFELKTAPLVLSVEPGSGDIIVQNLYVSIDPYQLNRMKSHSSSHTLSDYSLPITPCQVIEVYGVAKVVVSGNSEFDKDDLVVGMIEWGEYSLIKSGGMIRKLDPMGFPLSHHVGILGLTTGLTAYAGFFEICKPKKGERVFVSAASGAVGSLVGQYAKLFGCYVVGCAGTKEKVALLKEKLGFDDAFNYKEEKDLKSTLKKYFPEGIDVYYDNVGAEMQEAAVANMNIFGRVAVCGVISEYTNDGKRAAPNMLDIVYKRITIQGFLAADHMNLCSDFISITSDHIRTGKILALEDISDGVESIPSAFVGLFCGHNVGKKIVRIAQE, from the exons atgatcATGGAGGTGAGTAATAGATACACAACCATCAAGACCCACATAGACGGCGCACCAAAGGAGTCTGATTTCGAGCTCAAGACCGCACCTCTTGTTCTGTCAGTCGAGCCTGGGTCCGGTGACATTATTGTCCAGAATCTCTATGTCTCCATAGACCCTTACCAGCTAAACCGCATGAAAAGTCACAGCTCCTCCCACACACTCTCTGATTACTCACTCCCCATCACTCCTTGTCAGGTAATTGAAGTTTATGGAGTGGCAAAGGTTGTGGTTTCTGGGAATTCTGAGTTTGATAAGGATGATTTAGTTGTGGGAATGATTGAATGGGGAGAGTATAGTTTGATTAAAAGTGGTGGAATGATAAGGAAGTTGGATCCCATGGGGTTTCCTCTGTCTCACCATGTTGGAATACTGG GACTTACTACTGGATTGACAGCCTATGCTGGATTCTTTGAAATCTGTAAGCCTAAGAAAGGGGAGAGAGTTTTTGTATCTGCTGCTTCTGGTGCAGTTGGAAGTCTGGTTGGTCAGTACGCAAAGCTGTTTGGATGCTACGTCGTTGGCTGCGCTGGAACCAAAGAAAAG GTAGCATTGCTGAAGGAAAAACTTGGGTTTGATGATGCATTCAACTACAAGGAAGAAAAGGACTTGAAGTCAACTCTCAAGAA gtACTTCCCAGAAGGGATTGATGTATACTATGACAATGTGGGTGCTGAAATGCAAGAAGCAGCGGTGGCTAACATGAACATATTTGGAAGAGTGGCTGTTTGTGGAGTAATATCTGAATACACAAACGATGGAAAGAGAGCTGCACCAAATATGCTGGATATTGTGTACAAAAGAATCACAATTCAAGGATTCTTAGCCGCTGATCACATGAACCTGTGCTCGGATTTCATTTCAATAACTAGTGATCACATCCGTACTGGCAAAATCCTGGCGCTTGAAGACATATCGGATGGGGTGGAGAGCATTCCCTCTGCTTTTGTGGGACTATTTTGCGGTCATAACGTCGGAAAGAAAATTGTACGAATTGCGCAAGAGTGA
- the LOC119997785 gene encoding beta-glucuronosyltransferase GlcAT14B-like — protein sequence MEPSNTKEGKQQQQLLQQQKKKKWFLLLVLSLLFSTLLILISITTTSSSVPSQYFYISRAKKRHQNQIIPHFVESKLHISPTLRDPVPRLAYLISGSVGDGDSIRRVLKALYHPRNQYVVHLDLEASAEERLELSRWVSSEPMFVKVRNVRMVVRANLVTYRGPTMVTNTLHAAAILLREGGEWDWFINLSASDYPLVTQDDLLHTLATVPRNLNFIEHTSDIGWKEHQRAKPVIIDPGLYSLHKSDVFWISEKRSVPSAYKLFTGSAWMMLTRPFIEYCLWGWDNLPRIVLMYYANFLSSPEGYFHTVLCNAEEFRNTTVNHDLHFISWDNPPKQHPHFLTANDYQRMIDSNAPFARKFGRNEPVLDKIDSEILGRDADGFVPGGWLSGEGSLNVTGPNYIIRNTTVLRPGPGAERLEHLIKGLVSAEDFHAKHCI from the exons ATGGAACCCAGTAACACCAAAGAAggaaagcagcagcagcagctgctgcagcaacagaagaagaagaaatggttCCTTTTGTTAGTACTCTCTCTTTTATTCTCTACTCTCCTCATTCTCATCTCCATCACCACTACCTCCTCTTCCGTCCCTTCCCAGTACTTCTATATCTCCAGAGCCAAGAAGCGCCACCAGAATCAGATAATCCCTCATTTCGTTGAGTCTAAGCTACACATTTCTCCAACTCTGCGCGACCCAGTTCCTCGCCTGGCTTACTTGATTTCGGGATCAGTCGGGGATGGGGATAGCATTAGGAGGGTATTGAAGGCGCTGTACCATCCGCGGAATCAGTATGTGGTGCACCTTGACTTGGAGGCCTCAGCGGAGGAGAGGCTGGAACTGTCAAGGTGGGTTTCTAGCGAGCCGATGTTCGTGAAGGTCAGGAATGTGAGGATGGTTGTGAGAGCCAATTTGGTCACATACAGAGGGCCTACGATGGTCACCAATACACTTCATGCTGCGGCGATTTTGTTGAGGGAAGGTGGGGAATGGGATTGGTTCATCAATCTGAGTGCCTCAGATTATCCATTGGTGACTCAAGATG ATTTGCTTCATACGTTGGCGACTGTTCCCAGAAACCTTAATTTTATTGAGCATACCAGTGACATTGGCTGGAAGGA GCATCAGAGAGCCAAGCCTGTTATCATTGACCCGGGGTTGTATAGCCTGCACAAATCAGATGTGTTCTGGATCTCAGAGAAAAGAAGTGTGCCTAGTGCCTATAAGCTGTTTACAG GTTCTGCTTGGATGATGCTCACTCGCCCATTCATCGAATATTGTTTATGGGGTTGGGACAATCTTCCAAGGATTGTCCTTATGTATTATGCCAACTTTCTTTCTTCTCCGGAAGGGTATTTCCACACAGTCCTCTGCAATGCTGAGGAGTTCCGAAACACAACAGTAAACCATGACCTTCATTTCATATCTTGGGACAACCCTCCGAAACAACACCCGCACTTTCTTACCGCTAATGACTACCAAAGGATGATTGACAGCAATGCACCTTTCGCTAGGAAATTTGGCAGGAATGAGCCGGTTCTTGACAAGATTGATTCTGAGATTTTAGGTCGTGATGCTGATGGATTTGTGCCGGGTGGATGGTTGAGTGGTGAAGGGAGTTTGAACGTAACTGGCCCTAATTATATCATAAGGAACACCACTGTACTTAGACCAGGTCCTGGTGCTGAAAGACTTGAACATCTCATTAAAGGTTTAGTTTCAGCAGAAGATTTTCATGCAAAGCACTGTATCTGA
- the LOC119996537 gene encoding protein NRT1/ PTR FAMILY 6.2-like: MDEKMGWAVSDAVDYKGFPADRSKTGGWVPAALILGIEICERLSTMGIAVNLVTYLVGTMHLPSAASANTVTDFMGTAFLLCLLGGFLADSFLGRYKTIAIFAIIQVMGTGMLAMTTKLPQLRPPPCHGSVCKQANGFQMGILYLALYLIALGTGGLKSSISGFGTDQFDEKDEKEKAQMAYFFNRFFFLISLGTLMAVTVLVYIQDEVGRSWAYGICSVSMFIAILVFFSGTKRYRYKKSLGSPIVQIFQVIAASIKKRSMDLPFSVGSLYEDSPEASRIDHTDQFHCLDKAAIVAEGDFEKNEPNPWKLCSVTRVEEVKMMIRLLPIWATTIIFWTTYAQMITFSVEQATTMERSIGSFQIPAGSLTVFFVAAILITLAVYDRLIMPFWKKWKGKPGFTNLQRIAIGLVLSSFAMAAAALVERKRLSVAKSVNGNRSTLPISVFLLIPQFFFVGSGEAFIYTGQLDFFITQSPKGMKTMSTGLFLTTLSLGFFLSSFLVSIVKKVTGSNGGEGWLADNINRGRLDCFYGLLAILSAINFVVFLVCAAWYKPQKPRPEMQMKTLGNVSTAEGQC; this comes from the exons ATG GATGAGAAGATGGGTTGGGCAGTTTCTGATGCTGTTGACTACAAAGGATTTCCTGCTGACAGGTCCAAGACTGGTGGTTGGGTGCCTGCTGCACTTATTCTAG GGATCGAAATATGTGAGAGGCTTTCGACTATGGGAATAGCAGTGAATCTTGTGACATATTTGGTTGGAACAATGCATCTTCCAAGTGCTGCTTCAGCCAATACTGTTACTGATTTCATGGGCACAGCCTTTCTCTTGTGTCTGCTAGGAGGCTTTCTTGCTGATTCTTTCCTAGGAAGATACAAGACCATTGCCATTTTTGCCATAATACAAGTCATG GGTACTGGCATGTTAGCAATGACAACCAAACTGCCACAGCTTCGCCCCCCGCCTTGTCACGGTTCAGTATGCAAACAAGCAAATGGATTCCAAATGGGAATTCTGTACTTAGCTTTGTATCTAATTGCATTAGGTACTGGTGGCCTGAAATCAAGTATTTCAGGCTTTGGAACTGATCAATTCGATGAGAAAGATGAGAAGGAGAAGGCTCAAATGGCCTATTTCTTCAACAGGTTCTTCTTCTTGATTAGCCTGGGAACTCTAATGGCGGTCACTGTGCTCGTTTATATTCAGGATGAAGTTGGTAGAAGCTGGGCTTATGGGATTTGTTCTGTGTCAATGTTTATTGCTATTCTGGTATTCTTCTCTGGGACTAAAAGGTATAGATACAAGAAAAGCTTGGGAAGTCCTATAGTTCAAATTTTCCAAGTTATTGCAGCTTCAATCAAAAAGAGGAGCATGGATCTCCCTTTCAGTGTTGGATCATTATATGAGGATTCTCCTGAGGCTTCAAGAATTGATCACACAGATCAGTTCCA CTGCTTGGACAAGGCGGCTATAGTTGCAGAAGGAGATTTTGAGAAAAATGAACCAAACCCATGGAAGCTATGCTCTGTGACAAGAGTGGAGGaagtgaaaatgatgataagaTTACTACCAATTTGGGCTACAACCATCATATTCTGGACTACTTATGCACAGATGATCACCTTCTCAGTGGAGCAAGCAACTACAATGGAAAGGTCAATTGGGAGCTTCCAAATTCCTGCAGGATCTCTCACAGTCTTCTTTGTTGCAGCAATCTTGATCACTCTCGCTGTCTACGACCGCCTGATCATGCCCTTCTGGAAAAAATGGAAAGGCAAACCAG GTTTCACAAATCTTCAGAGAATTGCCATTGGCCTTGTGCTGTCATCCTTTGCAATGGCAGCAGCCGCACTAGTCGAGAGAAAACGTTTATCCGTGGCGAAATCAGTGAATGGCAACAGATCAACTCTCCCAATAAGTGTATTCCTACTAATCCCACAATTCTTCTTTGTGGGTTCAGGTGAAGCCTTCATATACACAGGCCAGCTTGACTTCTTCATAACCCAATCCCCAAAAGGAATGAAAACAATGAGTACTGGCCTCTTCCTCACTACTCTATCGCTCGGATTCTTCCTTAGCAGCTTCTTGGTATCAATTGTTAAGAAAGTGACAGGAAGCAATGGAGGGGAAGGATGGTTAGCAGATAACATTAACCGTGGAAGGCTCGATTGTTTCTATGGGCTTCTTGCTATTCTAAGTGCCATAAACTTTGTTGTATTCCTTGTTTGTGCTGCTTGGTACAAACCACAGAAACCCAGACCTGAAATGCAGATGAAGACTCTTGGTAATGTGTCCACTGCTGAGGGGCAGTGTTAG